A single genomic interval of Camelina sativa cultivar DH55 chromosome 11, Cs, whole genome shotgun sequence harbors:
- the LOC104724626 gene encoding formyltetrahydrofolate deformylase 1, mitochondrial (The sequence of the model RefSeq protein was modified relative to this genomic sequence to represent the inferred CDS: added 1 base not found in genome assembly), protein MIRRISLRASGFAKNSFLKSSRFHGESLDSSVSPVLIPGVHVFHCQDAVGIVAKLSDCIAAKGGNILGYDVFVPENNNVFYSRSEFIFDPVKWPRNQVDEDFQTIAQTYDALNSVVRVPSIDPKYKIALLLSKQDHCLVEMLHKWQDGKLPVDITCVISNHERASNTHIMRFLERHGIPYHYVSTTKDNKREDEILELVKDTDFLVLARYMQILAGNFLKGYGKDVINIHHGLLPSFKGGNPAKQAFDAGVKLIGATSHFVTEELDSGPIIEQMVESVSHRDNLRSFVQKSEDLEKKCLTKAIKSYCELRVLPYGTNKTVVF, encoded by the exons TGATACGACGAATCTCCCTGAGAGCTTCTGGATTCGCTAAGAACTCGTTTCTCAAATCGTCTCGATTCCACGGCGAGTCCCTCGATTCCTCCGTCTCCCCTGTTCTCATTCCTGGCGTTCATGTTTTCCATTGTCAG GATGCTGTTGGGATTGTAGCAAAGCTATCAGATTGTATTGCAGCTAAAGGCGGAAACATTCTTGGCTACGATGTTTTTGTTCCTGAAAACAACAATGTCTTCTACTCCCGCAG CGAGTTTATCTTTGATCCGGTTAAATGGCCGAGAAACCAAGTCGATGAAGATTTTCAAACCATTGCACAAACATATGATGCCTTGAACTCGGTTGTCCGTGTGCCTTCTATAGATCCCAAGTATAAGATAGCTCTTCTGCTCTCAAAACAG GATCATTGTCTTGTCGAAATGTTGCATAAATGGCAGGACGGGAAACTCCCCGTGGATATTACCTGTGTAATAAG CAATCATGAAAGAGCTTCAAACACTCACATTATGCGGTTTCTTGAGAGGCATGGCATCCCATATCATTATGTATCGACaacaaaagataataaaagagaagatgagATTTTGGAATTGGTTAAAGATactgatttccttgttcttgctagATACATGCAG ATTCTGGCGGGTAACTTTCTGAAAGGTTATGGAAAGGATGTAATCAACATCCACCATGGTCTCTTACCATCATTTAAAGGCGGAAATCCTGCGAAACAG GCATTTGATGCAGGAGTCAAATTAATTGGAGCAACGAGTCACTTTGTTACCGAGGAACTTGATTCAGGGCCTATCATTGAGCAAATG GTTGAGAGTGTTTCCCACCGAGATAACCTAAGGAGCTTTGTCCAGAAGTCTGAGGACCTAGAGAAAAAATGCCTCACGAAAGCTATAAAATCATACTGTGAACTACGGGTATTACCTTATGGCACAAACAAGACTGTTGTATTCTAG
- the LOC104724623 gene encoding aquaporin TIP2-3-like, whose product MVKIEVGSVGDSFSVASLKAYLSEFIATLLFVFAGVGSAIAFDKLTSDGALDPAGLVAIAIAHAFALFVGVSIAANISGGHLNPAVTLGLAIGGNITLITGFFYWIAQCLGSIVACLLLVFVTNGKSVPTHGVAAGLGAAEGIVMEIIVTFALVYTVYATAADPKKGSLGTIAPIAIGFIVGANILAAGPFSGGSMNPARSFGPAVVSGDLSQIWIYWVGPLVGGALAGLIYGDVFIGSYEAVETRELRV is encoded by the exons atggtgAAGATCGAAGTTGGAAGTGTGGGTGACTCATTCAGCGTAGCATCTCTAAAAGCTTACTTGTCTGAGTTTATCGCAACCCTTCTCTTCGTATTCGCTGGCGTTGGCTCTGCTATCGCGTTTGACAAGCTGACCTCTGATGGAGCCTTAGACCCAGCTGGTCTTGTAGCCATCGCGATAGCCCACGCTTTTGCTCTGTTCGTTGGAGTTTCCATTGCTGCTAACATCTCCGGTGGTCACCTTAACCCAGCTGTGACTCTTGGCCTTGCCATCGGCGGGAACATAACATTGATCACAGGTTTCTTCTATTGGATAGCTCAATGTCTTGGTTCCATCGTCGCTTGTCTTCTCCTCGTCTTTGTTACCAATGGAAAG AGCGTACCAACCCACGGAGTCGCAGCCGGTTTAGGAGCGGCCGAAGGTATTGTGATGGAGATCATCGTGACATTTGCTTTGGTCTACACCGTTTACGCCACCGCAGCTGACCCAAAGAAAGGATCGCTTGGAACCATCGCGCCTATCGCTATTGGTTTCATCGTTGGTGCTAACATCCTTGCCGCTGGTCCATTCAGTGGTGGCTCCATGAACCCAGCAAGGTCATTCGGACCAGCTGTTGTCAGTGGAGACTTGTCACAGATTTGGATCTATTGGGTTGGACCACTCGTTGGTGGTGCACTCGCCGGACTCATCTACGGTGACGTGTTCATTGGTTCTTACGAAGCTGTAGAAACCCGTGAGCTCCGAgtgtaa
- the LOC104724621 gene encoding LOW QUALITY PROTEIN: WAT1-related protein At5g47470 (The sequence of the model RefSeq protein was modified relative to this genomic sequence to represent the inferred CDS: substituted 1 base at 1 genomic stop codon), giving the protein MYFLPCSFCVXIFYQSVLNLLEERMKKEMIEEMVIVGGLVMVQFVYAGNSLLMSYLMSLGLGPFTIVIFSTFATFIVLSPFAILFERKQWPNELSLRLIVKLVLIAFAGVTLFQSLFLEGIRLTSPAMATAMPNLAPGLIFLIAWIVGLEKMSLKCVYSKLKILGTLLCVFGALTMSLMHSTSVRLNEYDNASEFVFDRDRVLGCIYLLGAVFVLSTNVVLQASTLAEFPAPISLSAITALLGVLITTVVLLLQNRKAKVLATSFVSFGNLVGYSVLGGTVSGACVSFNGWAMKKRGPVLVSMFSPFATVISVAYSVFTLGESVSLGSVGGMVLMFVGLYLVLWAKGKEGFSEIESFESEFDSKKPLLS; this is encoded by the exons ATGTATTTCCTGCCATGCAGTTTTtgtgtttagattttttatcaATCGGTGCTCAATCTCCTGGAggagaggatgaagaaggagatgatAGAAGAGATGGTAATAGTAGGAGGTTTAGTAATGGTTCAATTCGTATACGCGGGCAATTCTTTGCTCATGAGTTATTTGATGTCACTCGGTCTCGGCCCTTTTACCATTGTCATCTTCTCTACATTTGCCACTTTCATTGTCCTCTCCCCTTTCGCCATTCTCTTCGAAAG GAAGCAATGGCCGAATGAGCTTAGTTTGAGGCTGATTGTTAAGCTAGTTTTGATCGCCTTTGCTGG GGTTACTCTGTTCCAGTCTCTGTTTCTAGAAGGAATCAGGTTGACATCACCAGCAATGGCGACAGCGATGCCTAATCTCGCTCCTGGTCTCATTTTTCTCATAGCTTGGATCGTTGG GTTAGAGAAGATGAGTCTGAAATGTGTGTACAGCAAATTGAAGATCTTAGGGACATTGTTGTGTGTGTTCGGCGCTTTAACTATGAGCCTAATGCACAGCACTTCGGTAAGACTCAACGAATACGATAATGCCTCAGAATTCGTGTTTGATCGAGACAGAGTCCTCGGTTGTATCTACCTTCTTGGAGCCGTCTTTGTTTTATCAACCAACGTCGTTCTTCAG GCGTCAACATTAGCAGAGTTTCCGGCACCGATATCGTTAAGTGCAATAACGGCATTACTAGGAGTGTTGATAACAACGGTGGTACTGCTATTACAAAACCGAAAAGCAAAAGTACTTGCCACTTCATTTGTTAGTTTCGGTAACCTCGTTGGTTATTCTGTCCTG GGAGGGACAGTGAGTGGAGCATGTGTTAGCTTTAATGGATGGGCAATGAAGAAACGTGGACCGGTTTTGGTTTCAATGTTCAGTCCTTTCGCTACTGTTATTTCGGTTGCTTACTCCGTTTTTACATTAGGAGAGTCCGTTAGCCTTGGAAG TGTGGGAGGGATGGTGTTGATGTTTGTAGGGCTATACCTCGTGTTATGGGCAAAAGGCAAAGAAGGGTTTTCAGAAATTGAGAGTTTTGAGAGTGAGTTTGACTCTAAGAAGCCTCTTCtgtcttga
- the LOC104724622 gene encoding uncharacterized protein LOC104724622 isoform X2: protein MAFRIMNRSSVSSLRSAIRSSLRNSPVGTGSSPAASSAGFRIPSKPAVSPLPRFSFSRCPSELGCVQSLLPLHSTVAAARLTSCLSTTSRSSRALSQEMGLSVPR from the exons ATGGCTTTCAGAATCATGAACAGATCCTCCGTCTCGTCTCTCAGATCCGCCATCAGATCTTCGCTTCGAAATTCTCCTGTTGGCACCGGATCTTCACCGGCTGCTTCATCCGCCGGATTTCGCATTCCGTCTAAACCAGCTGTTTCTCCTCTTCCCAGATTCTCTTTCTCCAG GTGTCCATCTGAGCTTGGTTGTGTTCAGTCGCTGTTACCGCTTCACAGCACGGTGGCGGCTGCTCGGTTGACGTCTTGCCTTAGCACTACTTCCAGAAGCAGCCGAGCTCTCTCTCAGG AGATGGGCCTTTCAGTCCCAAGGTGA
- the LOC104724622 gene encoding uncharacterized protein LOC104724622 isoform X4 → MAFRIMNRSSVSSLRSAIRSSLRNSPVGTGSSPAASSAGFRIPSKPAVSPLPRFSFSRCPSELGCVQSLLPLHSTVAAARLTSCLSTTSRSSRALSQGT, encoded by the exons ATGGCTTTCAGAATCATGAACAGATCCTCCGTCTCGTCTCTCAGATCCGCCATCAGATCTTCGCTTCGAAATTCTCCTGTTGGCACCGGATCTTCACCGGCTGCTTCATCCGCCGGATTTCGCATTCCGTCTAAACCAGCTGTTTCTCCTCTTCCCAGATTCTCTTTCTCCAG GTGTCCATCTGAGCTTGGTTGTGTTCAGTCGCTGTTACCGCTTCACAGCACGGTGGCGGCTGCTCGGTTGACGTCTTGCCTTAGCACTACTTCCAGAAGCAGCCGAGCTCTCTCTCAGG GCACATAA
- the LOC104724620 gene encoding putative pentatricopeptide repeat-containing protein At5g47460 — translation MLRSVSNKLTAFPTWSHVGSTASSNSWTTILPALARFGSIGVLRSAVELINDGDKPDASPLVHLLRVSGDHGYVSLCQQLHGYVIKHGFVSDTRLSNSLMRFYKTSDSLEDAHKVFDEMPEPDVISWNSLVSGYVQSGRFQEGLSLFLELHRSDVFPNEFSFTAALAACARLRHLLLGASIHSKTVKLGIEKGNVVVGNCLIDMYGKCGSMDDAVLVFQHMEEKDTVSWNAIVASCSRNCKLELGLWFFHQMPNPDTVTYNELIDAFVKSGDFNNAFQVLSDMPTPNSSSWNTILTGYVNSDRSGEATEFFKKMHSLGVRFDEYSLSIFLAAIATLAVVPWGSLIHSCALKLGLDSRVVVASALIDMYSKCGMLKHAELIFWKMPRKNLTAWNAMISGYARNGDSTEAIKLFNQLKQERFMKPDRFTFLNLLAVCSHCEVPMEVTVGFFEMMVNEYGIKPSIEHCCSLIRAMGQTGEVWQAKRVIQDFGFGYDSVAWRALLGACSAQKDLKAAKTVAAKMIELGEAGEDEYVYIVMSNLYAYHDRWREVSQIRKIMREKGVKKEVGSSWIQEQNVVLQI, via the coding sequence ATGCTAAGATCTGTGTCGAATAAACTTACTGCTTTTCCCACATGGAGTCATGTTGGTTCCACTGCCTCTTCGAACTCGTGGACTACCATCCTTCCTGCTCTGGCTCGGTTCGGTTCCATCGGCGTATTACGATCTGCAGTTGAATTGATCAATGACGGCGACAAGCCAGATGCTTCTCCACTTGTTCACTTGCTCCGCGTCTCCGGCGACCATGGCTACGTTTCTTTGTGTCAGCAGCTTCATGGCTACGTCATAAAACATGGGTTTGTCTCAGATACGCGTCTTTCCAATTCCCTGATGAGGTTTTACAAGACCAGCGACTCCCTGGAAGATGCTCACaaagtgtttgatgaaatgcctgagCCAGATGTCATTTCTTGGAACTCATTGGTCTCTGGTTATGTTCAATCGGGAAGGTTCCAGGAAGGACTCTCTTTGTTTCTCGAGCTCCACAGATCTGATGTCTTCCCTAACGAATTCTCTTTTACAGCCGCTTTAGCTGCTTGTGCAAGACTGCGTCACTTGCTGCTTGGAGCCTCTATCCATTCCAAGACTGTGAAGCTTGGCATAGAGAAAGGCAATGTCGTAGTGGGTAATTGTCTAATTGACATGTACGGGAAATGTGGTTCCATGGATGATGCAGTTTTGGTATTCCAACACATGGAAGAAAAGGACACTGTTTCTTGGAATGCCATTGTTGCTTCCTGCTCAAGGAACTGTAAGCTCGAGCTGGGACTTTGGTTTTTCCACCAAATGCCAAATCCAGATACTGTAACATACAACGAGCTCATCGATGCTTTTGTCAAGTCCGGGGATTTCAATAATGCCTTTCAGGTTCTATCAGATATGCCTACCCCTAATTCATCTTCATGGAACACTATATTGACCGGCTATGTCAACAGTGATCGATCAGGAGAAGCTACtgagtttttcaaaaaaatgcaTTCGTTGGGAGTCAGATTTGATGAGTACAGCTTGTCGATATTTCTCGCCGCCATTGCCACCCTAGCTGTGGTTCCATGGGGAAGCCTTATCCATTCTTGTGCTCTCAAGCTCGGTCTAGATTCTCGAGTTGTTGTCGCAAGTGCTCTTATAGACATGTATTCCAAATGCGGAATGTTGAAGCACGCTGAGCTGATCTTTTGGAAGATGCCTAGAAAGAATCTAACTGCATGGAACGCAATGATCTCTGGGTATGCTCGTAATGGCGATTCAACTGAGGCAATCAAGCTCTTTAACCaattaaaacaagaaagattCATGAAACCTGATCGGTTCACATTCTTGAATCTCTTAGCTGTTTGTTCTCATTGTGAAGTGCCAATGGAAGTCACAGTTGGCTTCTTTGAGATGATGGTCAACGAGTATGGGATCAAACCCAGCATAGAGCATTGTTGTTCTCTTATAAGAGCTATGGGGCAGACAGGAGAGGTTTGGCAGGCAAAAAGGGTGAttcaagattttggttttgggtaTGATAGTGTGGCTTGGAGGGCTTTGCTTGGTGCTTGTAGTGCTCAAAAGGATCTGAAAGCTGCCAAAACCGTCGCCGCCAAGATGATCGAGTTGGGGGAAGCTGGTGAGGATGAGTATGTATACATAGTTATGTCGAATCTCTATGCTTACCATGACAGATGGAGAGAAGTTAGTCAAATTAGGAAGATAATGAGAGAAAAAGGGGTAAAGAAAGAAGTCGGGTCTAGCTGGATTCAAGAGCAAAATGTAGTACTACAGATTTAG
- the LOC104724622 gene encoding uncharacterized protein LOC104724622 isoform X3, with protein sequence MAFRIMNRSSVSSLRSAIRSSLRNSPVGTGSSPAASSAGFRIPSKPAVSPLPRFSFSRCPSELGCVQSLLPLHSTVAAARLTSCLSTTSRSSRALSQDGIDGT encoded by the exons ATGGCTTTCAGAATCATGAACAGATCCTCCGTCTCGTCTCTCAGATCCGCCATCAGATCTTCGCTTCGAAATTCTCCTGTTGGCACCGGATCTTCACCGGCTGCTTCATCCGCCGGATTTCGCATTCCGTCTAAACCAGCTGTTTCTCCTCTTCCCAGATTCTCTTTCTCCAG GTGTCCATCTGAGCTTGGTTGTGTTCAGTCGCTGTTACCGCTTCACAGCACGGTGGCGGCTGCTCGGTTGACGTCTTGCCTTAGCACTACTTCCAGAAGCAGCCGAGCTCTCTCTCAGG ATGGAATCGATGGCACGTGA
- the LOC104724622 gene encoding uncharacterized protein LOC104724622 isoform X1, with translation MAFRIMNRSSVSSLRSAIRSSLRNSPVGTGSSPAASSAGFRIPSKPAVSPLPRFSFSRCPSELGCVQSLLPLHSTVAAARLTSCLSTTSRSSRALSQGTLCCTSPDL, from the exons ATGGCTTTCAGAATCATGAACAGATCCTCCGTCTCGTCTCTCAGATCCGCCATCAGATCTTCGCTTCGAAATTCTCCTGTTGGCACCGGATCTTCACCGGCTGCTTCATCCGCCGGATTTCGCATTCCGTCTAAACCAGCTGTTTCTCCTCTTCCCAGATTCTCTTTCTCCAG GTGTCCATCTGAGCTTGGTTGTGTTCAGTCGCTGTTACCGCTTCACAGCACGGTGGCGGCTGCTCGGTTGACGTCTTGCCTTAGCACTACTTCCAGAAGCAGCCGAGCTCTCTCTCAGGGTACTCTCTGCTGCACCTCTCCCGACCTCTAA
- the LOC104724627 gene encoding VAN3-binding protein-like, whose protein sequence is MEGGFYSDWNDSSSSLFGSENLEEELDEGNVRSEEIFSQIHQPKTPREPMKFLSRSWSLSASEISKALAQKQRQRRDLFSVSQNSPRVFSQDVAADPLMAEKIMNSVGARRSGRLPKWFYHKQHTNPSNMRIPKKKDKARVEKARVHSAVSIAALAAGLASVTSEKSCSKESSSTMALSLASATELLASYCIEMAEQAGADHNCVASTVRSSIDIHSPGDLMTLTAAAATALRGEAALKVRQPKEARSNATITPCERSFSESHWPVNCQFRLEELNLPLEGELVQCARNGLQRIKRVCVYINKKSQVMIKLKSKHVGGAFSKKIKCIVYGVCDEISAWPYRKERENSEEIYFGLKTGQGLLEFKCKSKIEKQRWVGGIQTSLQKVTCLEAAKCSLESLSLSDRMR, encoded by the exons ATGGAAGGTGGGTTTTATTCAGACTGGAATGATAGTTCTTCATCGTTGTTCGGATCAGAGAATCTGGAGGAAGAGTTGGATGAGGGAAATGTGAGAAGTGAAGAGATTTTCTCCCAGATTCATCAGCCTAAGACACCAAGGGAGCCAATGAAGTTCCTGTCCAGATCATGGAGTCTATCTGCTTCTGAAATCTCCAAAGCTTTAGCGCAGAAGCAAAGACAACGGCGAGATCTGTTTTCTGTTTCCCAGAACAGTCCTAGAGTCTTCTCCCAAGATGTTGCTGCAGATCCACTCATG GCAGAGAAGATCATGAACTCAGTTGGGGCACGCAGATCAGGGAGATTACCAAAGTGGTTTTACCACAAGCAACACACCAACCCAAGCAACATGAGGattccaaagaaaaaagataaagcgCGGGTAGAGAAAGCCCGTGTTCATTCAGCTGTGTCCATTGCTGCTTTGGCAGCTGGGTTAGCATCTGTAACCTCTGAGAAAAGCTGTAGCAAAGAGTCAAGCTCCACGATGGCACTGTCTCTAGCCTCAGCAACAGAGCTACTGGCTTCGTATTGCATTGAAATGGCTGAGCAAGCAGGTGCTGATCACAACTGTGTTGCTTCCACAGTTAGGTCTTCCATCGATATCCACAGCCCTGGAGATCTCATGACTCTCACCGCCGCGGCTGCAACTG CATTGAGAGGAGAAGCGGCTTTAAAGGTGAGGCAGCCAAAGGAAGCAAGGAGTAATGCAACTATCACACCTTGCGAGAGGAGCTTCTCAGAGTCTCACTGGCCCGTAAATTGTCAGTTTAGATTGGAGGAACTAAATCTTCCTCTAGAGGGCGAACTGGTGCAATGTGCACGAAATG GATTGCAGCGAATAAAGCGAGTATGTGTCTATATCAACAAGAAGTCTCAG GTCATGATCaaactcaaaagcaaacacGTTGGAGGGGCATTCTCTAAGAAGATCAAAT GCATAGTTTATGGAGTCTGCGACGAGATATCTGCATGGCCTTACAGGAAAGAGAGGGAAAATTCCGAAGAAATCTATTTTGGTTTGAAAACAGGACAGGGTCTTTTGGAGTTCAAGTGCAAGAGTAAGATTGAGAAGCAAAGATGGGTTGGTGGGATTCAGACCAGTCTCCAGAAAGTAACATGCCTCGAGGCCGCCAAATGCTCCCTGGAATCTCTGAGTCTCAGCGATCGCATGCGGTAG